From a single Endozoicomonas euniceicola genomic region:
- the sctN gene encoding type III secretion system ATPase SctN, with the protein MPEALKYLTDALESAVGGERLVDIRGRVTEVQGMIIKAAVPGVKIGELCELITPGEEQTSYAEVVGFQGHETVLSPMGEIMGISSTTEVIPTGKVHHVGVGPHLLGHVLDGMGDPLDKTAFDGIEPETYYPVYANSPDPMTRKIIDKPLPLGLRVLDGILTCGEGQRMGIFAAAGGGKSTLLSMLVKGAEVDVTVLALIGERGRELREFIEHDLGPEGVQKSVIIVATSDKSSMERAKAAYTATAVAEYFRDKGKRVLLLMDSVTRFARAQREIGLAAGEPPTRRGFPPSVFATLPKLMERAGMSHTGSITALYTVLVEGDDMTEPVADETRSILDGHIILSRKLAAANHYPAIDVLSSASRVMNAITPEEHKAAAGRLRELLAKFEEIELLVKVGEYKQGSDAVADEALQKIDHIRNFLKQRTDELTHYDDTIQLLRQVVGV; encoded by the coding sequence TTGCCAGAAGCATTAAAGTATCTGACCGATGCCCTTGAGAGCGCTGTAGGCGGTGAACGTCTGGTGGATATTCGCGGCCGGGTAACCGAAGTACAGGGCATGATCATCAAGGCCGCTGTTCCCGGTGTCAAAATCGGTGAACTGTGCGAGCTGATCACTCCCGGTGAAGAGCAGACCAGTTATGCGGAAGTGGTCGGCTTTCAGGGACATGAAACCGTTCTTTCGCCCATGGGTGAGATCATGGGCATCTCCTCAACCACGGAAGTCATCCCTACTGGCAAAGTGCATCACGTGGGTGTTGGCCCGCACCTGCTGGGTCATGTTCTGGATGGCATGGGCGATCCACTGGATAAAACCGCGTTCGATGGCATTGAGCCAGAAACTTATTACCCGGTCTATGCCAACAGCCCGGACCCAATGACCCGCAAAATCATCGACAAACCACTGCCTCTTGGTCTTCGGGTTCTGGATGGCATCCTGACCTGTGGCGAAGGACAACGGATGGGCATTTTTGCCGCAGCCGGTGGTGGTAAGTCCACCCTGCTCTCCATGCTGGTCAAAGGGGCCGAAGTGGATGTCACCGTACTGGCGCTGATCGGTGAACGGGGACGGGAACTGAGAGAATTTATTGAGCACGACCTGGGGCCTGAAGGCGTACAGAAGTCGGTCATCATTGTTGCGACCTCCGACAAGTCATCCATGGAGCGCGCCAAGGCAGCCTATACCGCCACCGCCGTGGCGGAATATTTCAGAGATAAGGGTAAACGGGTTCTTTTGTTGATGGACTCGGTTACACGTTTCGCCCGGGCCCAGCGTGAAATCGGTCTGGCAGCAGGCGAGCCGCCAACCCGTCGGGGTTTTCCACCTTCTGTATTTGCTACCCTGCCAAAGCTGATGGAACGAGCCGGTATGTCTCATACGGGTTCCATTACTGCCCTCTACACCGTTCTGGTAGAAGGCGATGATATGACCGAACCCGTGGCTGACGAAACACGATCTATTCTGGATGGACACATCATCCTGTCCAGAAAACTGGCGGCCGCTAACCATTATCCAGCCATCGACGTATTGTCCAGCGCCAGCCGTGTTATGAACGCCATCACACCAGAAGAACACAAAGCGGCGGCAGGCCGATTACGGGAACTGCTGGCAAAGTTTGAGGAGATTGAATTGCTGGTCAAAGTTGGGGAATACAAACAGGGCTCTGACGCCGTTGCCGATGAAGCCCTGCAAAAAATCGACCACATCCGTAACTTCCTCAAACAGCGTACCGACGAACTCACCCACTACGATGACACCATTCAGCTGCTCAGGCAGGTGGTGGGTGTCTGA
- a CDS encoding type III secretion system chaperone, producing MSYKQNVEENLQHFAESIGLGELSLNEHDACGLCFDDTLIVNMEYLEEDEALVFVSSVKPMDAHDDAKTQLFEKLLSLNLQHHSMQGAFIALNHDKTEVLLIRSMLASSDYGNFESTLEKFVNTLEWIVSEVDNVDQDSTPAASPSTPQPGPGGPGDMGMMV from the coding sequence ATGTCTTACAAGCAGAACGTCGAAGAGAATCTGCAGCATTTTGCCGAGAGCATTGGCCTTGGCGAGCTGAGTCTGAATGAACACGATGCCTGCGGCCTCTGTTTTGATGACACCTTAATTGTCAACATGGAGTACCTGGAGGAAGATGAAGCCCTGGTCTTCGTTTCCTCGGTTAAACCCATGGATGCCCACGACGATGCCAAGACCCAGCTGTTCGAAAAGCTGCTCTCCCTGAACCTTCAGCATCACAGTATGCAGGGCGCTTTCATTGCTCTGAACCATGACAAAACGGAAGTCTTGCTGATTCGTTCCATGCTGGCTTCCAGCGATTACGGCAACTTTGAATCCACTCTGGAAAAATTTGTAAACACACTGGAATGGATTGTGTCTGAAGTGGACAACGTTGATCAGGACAGTACTCCGGCAGCAAGCCCCTCTACACCACAGCCCGGACCCGGTGGACCCGGCGACATGGGCATGATGGTTTAA
- the tadA gene encoding tRNA adenosine(34) deaminase TadA, which yields MLEKTDSDWMQEALSEAYKGWEKQEVPVGAVIVHNGEMIARAHNQPITGCNPVAHAEILVLQQAARALGNYRLVDCDLYVTLEPCTMCAGAIIHSRIRRVIFGACEPKSGAVVSVTQVLDQPQMNYRVEVTQGVLQDECGEMMSAFFRERRRQKKEERKRLRLC from the coding sequence GTGTTAGAGAAAACGGATAGCGACTGGATGCAGGAAGCCCTGTCTGAAGCTTACAAAGGTTGGGAAAAGCAGGAAGTGCCGGTAGGTGCGGTGATTGTCCATAACGGTGAAATGATTGCCCGCGCCCATAATCAGCCTATTACCGGATGTAACCCTGTTGCCCATGCCGAGATTCTGGTTTTGCAGCAGGCGGCCAGGGCGCTGGGCAATTACCGGCTGGTGGATTGCGACCTTTATGTCACTCTGGAACCCTGTACCATGTGTGCAGGTGCTATTATTCATAGCCGCATTCGCAGGGTAATCTTTGGTGCCTGTGAGCCCAAGTCCGGTGCTGTTGTCAGTGTCACTCAGGTGCTGGATCAGCCGCAGATGAACTATAGGGTAGAAGTGACTCAGGGTGTATTGCAGGATGAGTGCGGTGAAATGATGTCGGCTTTTTTCAGGGAACGGCGCAGGCAGAAGAAAGAGGAAAGGAAGCGTCTGCGGTTATGTTAG
- the purL gene encoding phosphoribosylformylglycinamidine synthase → MLILRGAPALSPFRSKKLLETLQNLIPEVSGVFADYQHFVQSSEALSEQELAVLEQLLTYGPRRQEGSCTGTLLLVVPRPGTISPWSSKASDIAHNCGLNKIQRIERGIAYYIAAEQGLSELQIQKAGELIHDRMTETVLDNPEAAESLFTESEPAPLTAVDILDGGREALEQANRSLGLALADDEIDYLVESYIKLERNPTDVELMMFAQANSEHCRHKIFNATWTIDGQRQDHSLFQMIRNTHAMSSKGVLSAYKDNASVIEGSKAGRFFPNPDTKTYDYHQEDIHILMKVETHNHPTAIAPRAGAATGSGGEIRDEGATGRGSRPKAGLTGFSVSNLNIPGYEQPWEKGYGKPDRIVSALDIMIDGPLGGAGFNNEFGRPNLCGYFRTYEQAAKAATGEEVRGYHKPIMLAGGLGNIRADHVEKGEIPVGAKLIVLGGPAMQIGLGGGAASSMTSGEGQEDLDFASVQRDNPEMERRCQEVIDQCWQLGDDNPIAFIHDVGAGGLSNALPELVSDGDRGGRFQMRDILNDEPGMSPLALWCNESQERYVMAVAPENMALFEAICKRERCLYAVVGEATEEKHLLVEDSHFDNNPVDMPLDVLLGKPPRMHRDVESTDIKQDAIDLSGITLEEASERVLKLPSVASKSFLITIGDRSITGQVARDQMVGPWQVPVANCAVTTTSFDTYTGEAMSMGERTPVAIINGPASGRMAIGEAITNIASARIEKMGDIKLSANWMAPAGHPGEDEKLYETVKAVGMELCPELGIAIPVGKDSMSMRTSWKDGDKDKSVTSPLSLVISAFAPVTDVRKTVTPQLRLDKGDTRLLLVDLGRGKNRLGGSALAQVFAQIGDDAADVDSAADLKGFFNAVQILMEQDLLLAYHDRADGGLFTTLAEMSFAGRAGMDIHLEKIAQSSDDILPALFNEELGAVLQVRAEDKGRVKDILAAAGLGDCTHTIGTLRDDQRLNLLFRGETLISESRVKYQRCWAETSYRIQALRDNPECARQEFDNLLDDRDSGLHASLPFDISSDVAAPFIATGVRPRVAILREQGVNGQVEMAAAFDKAGFTAVDVHMSDILSGRRQLDEFRGLVACGGFSYGDVLGAGEGWAKSILFNHRGREQFAAFFDRKDSFTLGVCNGCQMLSNLHELIPGADLWPHFVRNQSEQFEARVAMVEVQKNNSIFLRGMEGARMPIAVAHGEGHAEFGKPEHIERLQESAQLALRYVDNQGQVTERYPYNPNGSPKGITGLTSADGCVTIMMPHPERVFRTVQNSWHPDNWQDDAPWMRMFRNARAWVD, encoded by the coding sequence ATGCTGATATTGCGTGGCGCTCCCGCTCTTTCTCCGTTTCGCAGCAAAAAACTGCTGGAAACCTTACAAAACCTTATTCCGGAAGTGTCCGGTGTCTTTGCCGACTACCAGCACTTCGTTCAGAGCAGTGAGGCACTGTCTGAACAGGAACTGGCGGTTCTCGAACAACTGCTGACCTATGGTCCGCGCCGGCAGGAAGGATCCTGTACTGGGACCTTGCTGCTGGTTGTCCCCCGTCCCGGCACTATTTCTCCCTGGTCCAGTAAGGCGTCTGATATTGCCCATAATTGCGGTCTGAACAAAATTCAGCGTATTGAGCGAGGTATCGCTTATTACATTGCTGCTGAACAGGGGCTGAGTGAGTTACAGATTCAAAAGGCTGGCGAGCTGATTCACGACCGTATGACAGAAACGGTATTGGATAACCCTGAGGCTGCCGAATCCCTGTTTACAGAATCCGAGCCTGCCCCCCTGACGGCCGTCGACATTCTTGATGGAGGCCGGGAAGCACTGGAACAGGCGAACCGTTCACTGGGACTGGCGCTGGCAGACGATGAGATTGATTATCTGGTCGAGAGCTATATAAAGCTGGAACGTAACCCCACGGACGTGGAACTGATGATGTTCGCCCAGGCAAACTCCGAACACTGTCGCCATAAGATTTTCAATGCCACCTGGACCATCGACGGACAGAGGCAGGATCACTCCCTGTTCCAGATGATTCGCAACACCCACGCCATGAGCAGTAAGGGTGTCTTGTCTGCCTACAAAGACAATGCTTCTGTTATTGAAGGCTCTAAAGCCGGACGTTTCTTCCCGAATCCTGACACCAAAACCTACGACTACCATCAGGAAGATATTCATATCCTGATGAAAGTGGAAACCCACAACCACCCCACCGCTATCGCCCCCCGGGCTGGCGCAGCAACAGGCTCTGGTGGTGAAATTCGTGACGAAGGCGCGACGGGTCGAGGTTCCAGGCCTAAAGCGGGTTTGACCGGCTTTAGTGTTTCCAACCTGAATATCCCCGGCTATGAACAGCCGTGGGAAAAAGGCTATGGCAAGCCTGACCGGATCGTATCGGCCCTGGATATCATGATTGATGGCCCACTGGGCGGTGCGGGTTTTAACAATGAATTTGGTCGTCCGAACCTGTGCGGTTACTTCCGTACCTATGAGCAGGCCGCTAAAGCCGCTACCGGCGAAGAAGTGCGCGGTTACCATAAGCCCATTATGCTGGCAGGCGGTCTGGGTAATATTCGTGCGGATCATGTTGAAAAGGGTGAAATCCCTGTCGGTGCCAAACTGATTGTCCTGGGTGGTCCGGCCATGCAGATTGGTCTGGGTGGTGGCGCTGCTTCCTCTATGACCTCAGGTGAGGGTCAGGAAGACCTGGATTTTGCCAGTGTCCAGCGTGATAACCCGGAAATGGAGCGCCGCTGTCAGGAAGTGATCGACCAGTGCTGGCAGCTGGGTGACGACAACCCGATTGCCTTTATCCATGATGTAGGCGCTGGTGGCCTGTCCAATGCTCTGCCGGAACTGGTGAGTGATGGTGACCGGGGCGGGCGTTTCCAGATGCGCGACATTCTGAACGACGAGCCGGGTATGTCGCCCCTGGCACTCTGGTGTAACGAGTCTCAGGAACGTTACGTGATGGCAGTGGCTCCGGAAAATATGGCGCTGTTTGAAGCTATCTGTAAACGCGAGCGTTGCCTTTACGCCGTAGTGGGTGAAGCGACGGAAGAAAAACACCTGCTGGTTGAAGATTCCCACTTTGATAATAATCCGGTGGATATGCCTCTGGATGTTCTGCTGGGCAAACCACCCCGTATGCATCGGGATGTAGAATCAACGGATATTAAGCAGGATGCCATTGACCTGAGCGGCATTACACTGGAAGAAGCCAGCGAACGGGTACTGAAACTGCCTTCTGTGGCCAGTAAGAGTTTTCTGATCACTATTGGAGACCGTTCCATTACCGGCCAGGTCGCCCGTGACCAGATGGTGGGGCCCTGGCAGGTGCCTGTCGCTAACTGTGCGGTAACAACCACCTCATTTGACACCTATACCGGTGAAGCTATGTCCATGGGCGAGCGTACGCCTGTTGCGATTATTAATGGTCCGGCTTCTGGCCGCATGGCGATTGGTGAGGCGATTACCAATATCGCTTCTGCCCGAATTGAAAAAATGGGCGATATCAAACTGTCCGCAAACTGGATGGCCCCGGCGGGTCATCCGGGTGAAGACGAAAAGCTGTATGAGACCGTCAAGGCGGTGGGGATGGAGCTGTGTCCGGAGCTGGGCATTGCCATTCCTGTGGGCAAGGATTCCATGTCCATGCGTACCAGCTGGAAAGACGGTGATAAAGACAAGAGCGTGACCTCGCCGCTGTCTCTGGTGATTTCCGCCTTTGCGCCGGTCACCGATGTTCGCAAAACCGTCACGCCGCAGCTGCGTCTGGACAAGGGCGATACCCGCCTGCTGCTGGTGGATCTTGGTCGTGGTAAGAATCGTCTTGGCGGTTCTGCCCTGGCACAGGTCTTTGCACAAATTGGTGATGACGCTGCTGATGTTGACTCCGCTGCTGACCTGAAAGGCTTCTTCAACGCCGTTCAAATCCTGATGGAACAGGATTTATTGCTGGCTTATCACGACCGTGCTGACGGCGGTCTGTTTACGACTCTGGCAGAAATGTCATTTGCCGGTCGTGCCGGTATGGACATTCACCTGGAAAAAATTGCTCAGTCCTCTGACGATATTCTGCCTGCCCTGTTCAACGAAGAACTGGGGGCGGTGTTGCAGGTTCGTGCGGAAGATAAAGGCCGGGTTAAGGATATTCTCGCGGCAGCGGGTCTGGGCGACTGCACTCACACGATTGGTACCCTTCGTGATGACCAGCGTCTGAACCTGTTGTTCAGGGGCGAGACTCTGATTTCTGAAAGCCGTGTGAAATACCAGCGCTGTTGGGCTGAAACCAGTTACCGTATTCAGGCTCTGCGCGATAACCCTGAGTGCGCCCGTCAGGAGTTCGACAACCTGCTGGATGACCGGGACAGCGGTCTGCATGCCTCCCTGCCGTTTGATATCAGCAGTGATGTCGCGGCACCGTTTATTGCCACGGGGGTTCGTCCACGGGTCGCTATCCTGAGGGAGCAGGGTGTCAACGGTCAGGTGGAAATGGCAGCAGCCTTTGATAAAGCCGGGTTTACCGCTGTTGATGTTCACATGAGTGACATCCTCAGCGGTCGCCGCCAGCTGGATGAATTCAGAGGTCTGGTGGCCTGCGGCGGTTTCTCTTACGGTGACGTGCTGGGCGCGGGTGAAGGCTGGGCTAAATCCATCTTGTTTAATCACCGGGGCCGTGAGCAGTTCGCAGCCTTCTTTGATCGCAAAGACAGTTTTACCCTGGGGGTATGTAACGGTTGTCAGATGTTGTCTAACCTCCATGAGCTGATTCCCGGCGCGGACCTGTGGCCTCATTTCGTTCGCAACCAGTCCGAGCAGTTTGAAGCCCGGGTCGCCATGGTTGAAGTGCAGAAGAACAATTCCATCTTCCTGCGTGGCATGGAAGGTGCCCGTATGCCGATAGCTGTGGCTCATGGTGAAGGGCATGCCGAATTCGGTAAGCCTGAGCATATTGAGCGATTGCAGGAATCGGCTCAGCTGGCTCTGCGTTATGTAGACAATCAGGGGCAGGTCACTGAACGTTATCCGTATAACCCTAATGGTTCTCCCAAGGGTATTACCGGCCTGACGTCTGCCGATGGCTGTGTAACGATCATGATGCCCCACCCTGAGCGAGTGTTCAGAACCGTTCAGAACAGCTGGCACCCTGACAACTGGCAGGATGATGCACCCTGGATGCGCATGTTCCGTAATGCGCGAGCCTGGGTTGACTAA